ACGGACTGGTTCACCGACACGGCGACGGTTACGAACTTCACCTGGGCACCGTGCTTGGTCATGGCGGCGCGCATGGCGGGTTCGAGCTGCTTGCAGTTGCCGCACCACGTGGCCCAGAACTCGAGCACGACCGGCGTCTTGCCGAGGTAGGCGGAGAGATCGACCGTCTTGCCGTCGAGGGTCTGGAGCGGGCCGGCTGGGGCCGTTTCGCCGACCGCGATGCCGAGGTCCTGTGCGAGGGCGGGACTTGCGACGGCCAGGGCGGCGGCGGCGGCGACGGTGAAGAGAGTGCGGAGCATGTGGGTTTCGAGTTGTGAGTAAAAGTTGGGGGTTTTGAGTTTGGGTGACTCCTGACTCGTCACTTTCACTCAGAACTCACAACTCACTGTTTGTCGTTCAGAAATAGACCTGCCCCATCTTCACCAGATAATACTCGGCCATGCCGAGCATCACGAACGCGAAGACCTTTTTTACCGTCAGCATCCACGCACCAGCGCGCGGTAATCGCGACAGTGAGCCCGCTGA
This region of Gemmatimonas groenlandica genomic DNA includes:
- a CDS encoding TlpA family protein disulfide reductase codes for the protein MLRTLFTVAAAAALAVASPALAQDLGIAVGETAPAGPLQTLDGKTVDLSAYLGKTPVVLEFWATWCGNCKQLEPAMRAAMTKHGAQVKFVTVAVSVNQSVDRVKGWQKANKLGGELLYDKKGTVSGAYDVPATSYVVVVNKAGKIVYTGVGGTQNLEAAIKKAL